One Campylobacter concisus DNA window includes the following coding sequences:
- the nrfD gene encoding NrfD/PsrC family molybdoenzyme membrane anchor subunit: MDGALNFTATFSHAVEWGWPIAVYLLLAGMSGGALIAAIVLKRYKRQDGFSPFFKAASLLAFVSIMLGMVCLIADLEKPLLFWKILINYNFTSVMSIGVAALCVFIPLSFLMCLYAFNAELKSFCGFFNGVMKILSPLYPLLSALCLLFAVIICAYTGFLISVLIRFPLLNTAVLPALFIASGLSAGISGSSLIAALFFKEDPHSSDLSSLHGVEFYVLCAEILLILMLFVSLLLGSSYQQEAAVAFYSGVWAKFFWLGVVLVGFVLPLVLNFALGKMKFSFYLGSFAAVVGVLLLRVFILYAGQTYSI, translated from the coding sequence ATGGATGGTGCATTAAATTTCACTGCGACATTTTCGCACGCAGTTGAGTGGGGCTGGCCGATCGCTGTTTATCTTTTGCTAGCTGGTATGAGTGGCGGAGCGCTAATAGCTGCCATAGTTCTAAAGCGCTACAAAAGGCAAGATGGCTTTAGTCCATTTTTCAAGGCTGCTTCGCTTTTAGCCTTTGTTAGCATCATGCTTGGTATGGTTTGCTTGATAGCTGACCTTGAAAAGCCACTTTTGTTTTGGAAAATTTTAATTAATTACAACTTCACGTCAGTTATGTCTATCGGTGTAGCCGCACTTTGCGTATTTATACCGCTTAGCTTTTTGATGTGTCTATACGCCTTTAATGCGGAGCTAAAGTCATTTTGTGGCTTTTTTAATGGCGTGATGAAAATTTTATCGCCACTTTATCCGCTTTTAAGCGCGCTTTGCCTGCTTTTTGCGGTTATCATTTGCGCATATACAGGCTTTTTGATCTCGGTGCTCATTAGATTTCCACTTTTAAATACCGCCGTTTTACCAGCGCTTTTCATAGCTTCAGGGCTTAGTGCTGGCATAAGTGGTAGCAGCTTAATAGCGGCACTATTTTTTAAAGAAGATCCACACTCAAGCGACCTTAGCTCGCTTCACGGCGTGGAGTTTTACGTCTTATGCGCTGAAATTTTACTCATTTTAATGCTTTTTGTATCGCTTTTGCTTGGTTCAAGCTATCAGCAAGAGGCAGCAGTTGCATTTTATAGTGGCGTTTGGGCTAAATTCTTTTGGCTTGGGGTTGTTTTAGTTGGCTTTGTCTTGCCTCTTGTTTTAAATTTCGCACTTGGCAAGATGAAATTTAGCTTCTACCTTGGCTCATTTGCAGCAGTCGTTGGCGTTTTATTGCTTAGGGTTTTTATACTTTATGCAGGACAGACTTATAGCATTTAA